A single region of the Bacteroidales bacterium genome encodes:
- a CDS encoding DUF861 domain-containing protein, which translates to MTVRKPTQAEIEMAAEWDTWEKEPSEFPWYYDQKETCYILEGKARVTAPDGSHIEFGAGDWVVFEQGLKCTWKITERIRKHYMFG; encoded by the coding sequence ATGACTGTTAGAAAACCTACTCAGGCCGAAATTGAAATGGCCGCGGAATGGGATACCTGGGAAAAAGAACCTTCGGAATTTCCCTGGTATTACGATCAGAAAGAGACCTGTTACATTCTGGAAGGCAAAGCCAGGGTCACTGCTCCGGATGGTTCGCATATTGAATTTGGTGCAGGCGATTGGGTAGTTTTTGAGCAGGGACTGAAGTGTACCTGGAAAATTACCGAAAGAATCAGAAAACATTACATGTTCGGATAA
- a CDS encoding acylphosphatase, giving the protein MLKHVNITVRGRVQGVGFRYSALEAAEELGIKGFVRNMPDGSVYIEAEGEEEEVLQFIEWCRQGPGYAYVKEVLVQEAPLGHFPDFEIRR; this is encoded by the coding sequence ATGCTGAAACATGTGAACATCACCGTAAGGGGAAGGGTTCAGGGGGTTGGATTTCGCTATTCGGCTCTGGAAGCCGCGGAAGAACTTGGAATTAAGGGATTCGTCCGCAACATGCCCGACGGAAGTGTATATATTGAAGCAGAAGGGGAAGAAGAGGAAGTTCTGCAATTTATTGAATGGTGCAGACAAGGACCCGGCTATGCTTATGTAAAGGAGGTTCTTGTCCAGGAAGCACCGTTAGGTCACTTTCCTGATTTTGAGATCAGAAGATAA
- a CDS encoding rhamnulokinase, producing the protein MAIGSQFLAFDLGAESGRAILGTLDDNKISLSEIARFPTGMLFVNGHYRWNIYRFYEEVLAAMSKVSAQNSKPLSVGFDTWGVDFALLAEDGSFLDMPVCYRDSRTDGMMEAFFRLIPRDEVYQLTGIQFMQLNTLFQLYSLVYSGSPLLRYAAHLLFVPDIFHYLFTGVRKSEFTFATTSQLFNPVKNAWETKFFDAMNLPVSLMQEIVQPGTFIGKIKEEIGRNTGLGQVPVVAVATHDTGSAIAAVPARGKNWAYISSGTWSLMGIESSVPLINEKTYAFNLTNEGGVEHTFRVLKNIMGLWLIQQCRAAWGREKFSYAGIVEMSKKARPFSAFIDPDASAFLNPPNMPAAILQYCRSTGQSVPEDEGTISRIVYESLALKYRYVLDQLREISGFPIETIYIIGGGVQNEFLCQCTADACGIPVVTGPSEGTALGNIMVQAMAAGKVSSRAEIREIIRNSFPVKMYEPSDTSLWGDAYEKFRKIVTN; encoded by the coding sequence ATGGCAATTGGTTCCCAATTTCTCGCTTTTGATCTGGGGGCTGAAAGCGGTCGTGCTATCCTTGGAACGTTAGACGATAATAAAATTTCTCTGAGTGAGATAGCCAGATTCCCGACGGGAATGCTCTTTGTTAACGGCCATTACCGCTGGAATATTTACCGTTTCTATGAGGAGGTGCTTGCGGCTATGAGCAAGGTTTCCGCCCAGAACTCCAAACCACTTTCGGTCGGATTTGATACATGGGGGGTTGATTTTGCCCTGCTGGCAGAAGACGGATCATTCCTTGACATGCCGGTCTGTTACAGGGATTCCCGTACCGACGGAATGATGGAAGCTTTCTTCCGGCTGATCCCCAGGGATGAGGTTTATCAACTCACAGGAATTCAGTTTATGCAACTGAATACCCTTTTTCAGCTATACTCTCTGGTTTACTCCGGATCGCCACTGCTCCGGTATGCAGCTCATCTGTTGTTTGTACCCGATATTTTTCATTACCTCTTTACCGGTGTGCGGAAATCGGAGTTCACTTTTGCCACTACTTCCCAGTTGTTTAATCCCGTGAAAAATGCCTGGGAGACGAAGTTTTTCGATGCCATGAATCTTCCGGTTTCCCTGATGCAGGAGATTGTACAGCCAGGTACCTTCATTGGAAAAATTAAAGAAGAAATAGGAAGGAATACCGGCCTGGGGCAGGTACCCGTGGTTGCTGTCGCCACACACGATACAGGTTCTGCCATTGCTGCCGTTCCGGCCAGGGGGAAAAACTGGGCTTACATCAGTTCAGGAACCTGGTCACTTATGGGTATTGAATCTTCTGTGCCGCTGATAAATGAAAAAACCTATGCATTTAATCTTACCAATGAAGGCGGAGTGGAACATACCTTCAGAGTGCTGAAGAATATCATGGGTTTATGGCTGATCCAGCAGTGCCGTGCTGCATGGGGTAGGGAAAAATTCTCCTATGCCGGCATAGTGGAAATGAGCAAAAAAGCCCGCCCCTTTTCAGCTTTTATTGACCCTGATGCCTCCGCCTTCCTGAATCCTCCCAATATGCCGGCCGCCATTCTTCAGTATTGTCGGTCAACAGGGCAAAGTGTACCGGAAGATGAAGGAACCATTTCCCGCATCGTTTACGAAAGCCTTGCCCTGAAATACCGTTATGTTCTGGATCAGTTGCGGGAAATTTCAGGATTTCCCATTGAAACCATCTATATTATCGGTGGAGGAGTTCAAAATGAGTTCCTTTGCCAGTGCACGGCCGATGCCTGCGGTATTCCCGTGGTAACAGGCCCTTCGGAAGGAACTGCCCTGGGCAATATTATGGTGCAGGCTATGGCTGCCGGAAAGGTCAGTTCACGTGCCGAGATTCGGGAAATTATCAGAAATTCATTTCCTGTAAAAATGTATGAACCATCGGATACCTCATTATGGGGAGATGCATATGAAAAATTTAGAAAAATAGTAACCAACTAA
- the amrS gene encoding AmmeMemoRadiSam system radical SAM enzyme: MKEALFYEKLDDQRVHCLLCPHHCVISEGKYGICRVRKNAGGVLYTESYGVFSAIHVDPVEKKPLYHFYPGKMILSAGSVGCNLSCIFCQNYEISQSGTEEFPSLQMIDPPKLASLSLRNRGNIGLAYTYNEPFMSFEMIRDTAPLIKEQGQKNVMVTNGFMDPKPLSELLLWIDAFNVDLKSFNESFYRKYTRSRLSPVLDSLKQIRKAGAHLEITNLIIPGANDDEMVFTSMVKWIASELGKNTVLHLSRYFPAYKLTNPPTPSDTLIRFYRIARNELNYVYVGNIDIPDTQNTYCPSCGALLIRRIGYTTQVVALDENGSCSNCGYNTGIQIA; this comes from the coding sequence ATGAAAGAAGCACTTTTCTATGAAAAGTTGGATGACCAAAGGGTACATTGTTTGCTTTGCCCTCATCATTGTGTTATCAGTGAAGGCAAATATGGCATCTGCAGGGTACGAAAAAATGCCGGAGGAGTATTATATACTGAATCATACGGTGTGTTTTCTGCTATTCATGTTGATCCTGTTGAGAAAAAACCTTTATATCATTTTTATCCCGGTAAGATGATTCTTTCGGCAGGCAGTGTGGGATGCAATCTTTCCTGCATTTTTTGCCAGAATTATGAAATCTCCCAATCAGGTACTGAAGAATTCCCATCACTTCAAATGATTGATCCCCCAAAACTGGCTTCCCTCTCCCTTCGGAATCGTGGAAATATTGGCCTGGCATATACATATAATGAACCATTTATGTCGTTCGAAATGATCAGGGACACAGCTCCTCTTATTAAAGAGCAGGGACAGAAGAATGTGATGGTTACCAACGGTTTCATGGATCCGAAACCTCTCAGCGAGTTGCTTCTATGGATTGACGCATTCAATGTTGATTTAAAAAGTTTTAATGAATCCTTTTACCGAAAATACACCCGCTCCCGACTGTCTCCTGTTCTGGATAGCCTGAAACAAATCAGAAAGGCTGGAGCCCATCTGGAAATTACAAATCTTATTATACCTGGTGCAAACGATGATGAAATGGTCTTTACCTCCATGGTCAAATGGATTGCCAGTGAATTGGGTAAAAACACCGTTTTGCATCTTTCGCGTTATTTTCCGGCATATAAACTCACCAATCCGCCCACACCTTCTGATACCCTTATCCGGTTTTACCGCATTGCACGCAACGAACTGAATTATGTGTATGTCGGAAATATTGATATTCCTGACACCCAGAACACCTATTGTCCTTCCTGCGGTGCTCTTCTTATCAGAAGAATAGGTTACACAACACAGGTAGTTGCCCTGGATGAAAACGGGTCATGCAGTAATTGTGGATACAACACAGGGATACAGATTGCATGA
- a CDS encoding L-rhamnose isomerase yields MKNQKIEKAYSAARERYASLGVDTDKALETLQQISISLHCWQADDVGGFEKPDAALSGGGIQATGNYPGKARTIDELRNDLEFVYSLIPGKHRFNMHASYGDFGKKTVDRNQIEPKHYKSWIDWAKNNELGLDFNCTCFSHPLANDGFTLSSKDKKIREFWIEHVRRSREISAFMGKELKKRTVHNIWIPDGSKDLTVDRLNHRELLRQSLDTIFEDDYNEKHMADSLESKLFGIGSEAFVVGSHEFYMGYCFTRNKMLCIDMGHFHPTESVADKVSSILLFSKEIMFHLSRGIRWDSDHVLSLNDELTQLSLEIVRANALKKVNIGLDFFDASINRIGAYVIGTRNAQKSFLFALLEPSKELRAYEDKNQGFQKLALMEEAKALPWGAVWDYFCLT; encoded by the coding sequence ATGAAAAACCAGAAAATTGAAAAAGCTTATTCTGCGGCCAGGGAACGTTATGCATCTCTGGGTGTGGATACCGACAAGGCACTGGAAACCCTTCAGCAGATTTCCATATCACTGCATTGCTGGCAGGCCGATGATGTGGGAGGTTTTGAAAAGCCGGATGCTGCCCTCTCCGGCGGCGGTATTCAGGCCACTGGTAACTACCCGGGCAAAGCACGTACTATTGATGAACTCCGCAACGATCTGGAATTTGTCTATTCACTTATTCCGGGCAAACACCGGTTTAATATGCACGCCAGTTACGGTGATTTTGGAAAGAAAACAGTTGACCGCAATCAGATCGAACCAAAACATTATAAAAGCTGGATAGATTGGGCAAAAAACAATGAACTCGGGCTTGACTTCAACTGTACATGCTTTTCCCATCCGCTGGCCAATGACGGTTTTACCTTGTCGAGCAAGGATAAAAAAATCAGGGAATTCTGGATCGAACACGTCAGGCGCAGCCGCGAAATCAGCGCATTTATGGGAAAAGAACTGAAAAAAAGAACCGTGCACAATATATGGATCCCGGATGGTTCCAAAGACCTCACTGTGGACCGCCTGAATCACCGTGAATTGCTCCGGCAATCCCTGGATACCATCTTTGAGGATGATTACAATGAGAAACACATGGCCGATTCGCTCGAAAGCAAATTGTTCGGAATCGGAAGCGAAGCTTTTGTTGTCGGCTCCCATGAGTTTTATATGGGGTATTGCTTTACCAGAAACAAAATGCTGTGTATCGATATGGGGCATTTTCACCCTACAGAATCTGTGGCCGATAAAGTTTCTTCCATCCTGCTTTTTTCAAAGGAAATCATGTTTCATCTAAGCAGAGGCATTCGCTGGGACAGTGACCATGTCCTTTCATTGAATGACGAACTGACTCAACTGAGCCTTGAAATTGTTAGGGCAAATGCACTTAAAAAGGTGAATATCGGATTGGATTTCTTTGATGCCAGCATCAACCGAATTGGTGCTTACGTAATCGGAACCCGAAACGCACAGAAGAGTTTTCTCTTTGCTTTGCTTGAGCCTTCAAAGGAACTCAGGGCTTATGAAGATAAGAACCAGGGCTTTCAGAAACTTGCCCTCATGGAGGAAGCAAAAGCTCTTCCATGGGGTGCTGTGTGGGATTATTTTTGCCTGAC
- a CDS encoding tryptophan-rich sensory protein yields MIKGTSIISFILCLAIPLVIGTISGMATSKTDGWYDSLTRPSFNPPGYLFGIVWPVLYILMGISLYLIWKSQPGNLRTLALWVFAIQMILNFLWSFIFFRFHRIGWAFAEILLVWISIVVMIIVFYKISRTAGLLQIPYLLWVTFASILNGSYWLLNK; encoded by the coding sequence ATGATAAAAGGTACATCGATTATATCGTTCATTCTTTGCCTGGCAATTCCTCTGGTGATTGGAACCATTTCAGGTATGGCTACGAGCAAAACAGATGGCTGGTACGACAGCCTAACAAGACCTTCTTTCAATCCTCCTGGTTATTTGTTTGGGATTGTCTGGCCGGTGCTTTACATCCTTATGGGAATTTCGCTCTATCTGATCTGGAAATCACAGCCGGGAAACCTGCGCACTTTGGCCCTCTGGGTATTTGCCATCCAGATGATACTCAATTTTCTCTGGAGTTTTATCTTTTTCCGTTTTCACCGGATCGGCTGGGCCTTTGCAGAAATTTTGCTCGTATGGATCAGCATCGTTGTCATGATCATTGTTTTTTATAAGATCAGCCGCACCGCAGGGCTCTTGCAGATTCCCTACCTGCTGTGGGTGACATTTGCGTCGATTCTTAATGGTTCTTACTGGTTATTAAACAAGTAG